Proteins encoded by one window of Syntrophales bacterium:
- a CDS encoding phenylacetate--CoA ligase, whose protein sequence is MIYNEDFETLPREALEALQLKRLRQVVEKVYHTVGFYRKSFEKAGVSPEDIRSLDDLRKFPFTTKEDLQENYPFGLFATPMSNVVRLHASSGTSGKPTVVGYTRRDIDAWSELMARCLVAAGVTKNDIIHNAYSYGLFTGGLGFHYGAERIGASVIPISGGNTKRQLLILQDFGPTVLCCTPSYALYLAEQGTSMGLDMRSLKLRVGLFGAEPWSEEMRNQIEDRLNIIALNIYGLSEIMGPGVSMECIEGRNGMHIFEDHFLVETIDPETGEILPPEEKGELVFTTLTKEAFPLIRYRTGDISRIITAPCRCGRTHHRMDRIMGRSDDMLIIRGVNVFPSQIESILLNVEGLEPHYLIIVDRKHNMDTVEVQIEVSEKLFTNADEVKVLEKLSRRIARDLRDYLGISVNVKLVEPKTIERSEGKTKRVIDRRQI, encoded by the coding sequence ATGATCTACAACGAGGATTTCGAAACGCTACCACGGGAGGCTTTAGAGGCTTTACAACTCAAAAGGCTTCGTCAAGTTGTGGAAAAAGTATACCACACCGTGGGTTTTTACCGTAAATCATTCGAGAAAGCAGGTGTTTCACCAGAAGACATCCGATCCTTGGATGACCTCCGGAAATTCCCATTTACAACGAAGGAAGACCTTCAAGAAAATTATCCCTTTGGACTATTCGCTACCCCTATGAGCAATGTAGTGCGGTTGCACGCCTCTTCTGGGACATCAGGAAAACCAACGGTCGTTGGCTATACCCGTCGCGATATCGACGCATGGTCGGAACTCATGGCCCGTTGCCTCGTGGCAGCCGGTGTTACCAAAAATGACATCATCCACAACGCGTACAGTTATGGTCTCTTCACGGGAGGACTGGGTTTTCACTACGGAGCTGAACGAATAGGTGCCAGTGTTATTCCCATTTCAGGGGGCAACACAAAAAGACAGCTTCTTATCCTTCAGGATTTTGGACCTACGGTGCTGTGTTGCACCCCTTCATATGCCTTGTATCTCGCAGAACAGGGGACATCAATGGGATTAGATATGAGATCTCTCAAGCTGCGCGTGGGGCTTTTCGGTGCGGAACCCTGGAGTGAAGAGATGAGAAACCAAATCGAGGATAGACTTAACATAATCGCTCTGAATATCTATGGTCTTTCGGAAATAATGGGACCAGGGGTATCTATGGAGTGTATTGAGGGTCGAAACGGCATGCACATATTTGAAGACCATTTTCTCGTTGAAACCATAGATCCTGAAACTGGAGAAATTTTGCCTCCGGAAGAAAAGGGAGAACTGGTGTTCACCACACTGACGAAGGAAGCCTTCCCCCTTATAAGGTATCGAACCGGAGATATTTCACGCATCATTACAGCACCATGTCGTTGTGGTCGTACTCATCACCGTATGGACCGGATCATGGGTCGCAGCGATGATATGCTCATTATTAGAGGTGTAAATGTATTCCCCTCTCAAATCGAATCTATCCTTCTCAACGTTGAAGGACTGGAACCTCACTACCTGATAATAGTAGATAGAAAACACAACATGGATACCGTTGAGGTTCAGATAGAAGTGTCTGAAAAATTATTTACCAACGCAGATGAGGTAAAAGTTCTTGAAAAACTAAGCAGACGCATTGCGAGAGACTTGAGGGATTATCTGGGCATCTCAGTAAATGTTAAACTTGTGGAACCAAAAACAATTGAGAGATCAGAAGGCAAGACCAAAAGAGTCATTGATAGAAGACAAATATGA
- a CDS encoding sodium ion-translocating decarboxylase subunit beta — protein sequence MYTVFQEVLLKTGFIYLELGHVVMWLIAFFFIFLAIKKEYEPLLLLPIGFGILLVNLPLAPIMGISEGPGGVHRDLIRWFYDFGIANEVIPCLIFLGIGALTDFGPMIANPKTLILGAAAQFGVYVTFFCSLLFGFNFKEAASIGIIGGADGPTCIYLTAKLAPHLLGANALAAYSYMAMVPLIQPPIMRLLTTEAERKIRMKQLRPVSKTEKIVFPLIGTIIVCLLVPPAAPLMGMLFLGNLFRECGVVERLNKAAQNELLNIVTIFLGTSVGATMSAEKFLQPQPIFIFILGCIAFAFSTAGGVLMAKFMNLFLKEKINPLIGSAGVSAVPMAARVSQVEGQKADKHNFLLMHAMGPNVAGVIGTAIAAGLFLTMLG from the coding sequence ATGTACACCGTATTTCAAGAAGTACTCCTTAAAACAGGTTTTATCTATCTTGAATTAGGTCACGTTGTAATGTGGCTAATTGCCTTTTTCTTCATATTTCTCGCAATAAAAAAAGAATACGAGCCTCTTTTACTTTTGCCCATAGGTTTTGGAATTCTCCTAGTAAATCTGCCTTTGGCCCCGATTATGGGCATTTCAGAGGGTCCCGGGGGTGTTCATAGGGACCTTATCCGCTGGTTCTACGACTTTGGTATCGCCAACGAAGTCATACCTTGTCTGATATTTTTGGGTATAGGCGCCCTTACAGATTTTGGACCCATGATTGCTAACCCTAAAACCTTGATATTGGGAGCAGCAGCCCAATTTGGTGTCTACGTCACTTTTTTCTGCTCCCTTCTGTTCGGATTCAACTTTAAAGAAGCAGCCTCGATAGGCATAATTGGTGGCGCTGATGGCCCAACATGCATCTATTTAACGGCCAAACTTGCTCCTCACCTTCTTGGGGCCAACGCATTAGCTGCATATTCATATATGGCGATGGTGCCTCTTATACAGCCACCCATCATGCGCCTCCTAACAACGGAAGCGGAAAGAAAGATTCGCATGAAGCAGCTCCGTCCAGTTTCCAAAACGGAAAAGATCGTTTTTCCCTTAATAGGGACGATAATTGTTTGTCTACTTGTGCCTCCTGCCGCACCATTGATGGGTATGCTGTTCCTTGGGAACCTCTTCAGAGAATGCGGTGTTGTTGAAAGGTTAAACAAAGCAGCCCAGAACGAGCTTCTTAACATCGTCACCATCTTCCTAGGGACATCAGTAGGCGCAACGATGAGTGCTGAAAAATTCCTCCAACCGCAACCGATTTTCATTTTCATCCTCGGTTGTATTGCCTTTGCGTTCAGCACAGCAGGTGGCGTACTCATGGCAAAATTTATGAATCTTTTCCTCAAAGAGAAAATCAACCCCTTAATTGGATCTGCGGGAGTTTCCGCTGTTCCCATGGCCGCTCGTGTTTCCCAGGTAGAAGGACAAAAAGCAGATAAACACAATTTCTTGTTAATGCATGCAATGGGACCTAATGTAGCAGGGGTTATAGGTACAGCTATAGCGGCTGGTCTTTTCCTAACTATGCTGGGATAA
- a CDS encoding TrkH family potassium uptake protein produces the protein MILLEKHTSKFLTPQKIFILSFAVVILLGAFLLWLPISTAGRHISFIDALFTSASAVCVTGLTVLDIGKDLSLTGQIVTLCLFQIGGLGIITFSVVFFGLMGWGISLREREVVQSVFLPIPRRDIFSLVKWIFKVTFFLEILGTFLLFLRFSQDFPIFLAFYYALYHAVSAFNNCGFSLFSNSLMDYSGDVIVNLTVVLLIISGGLGFVVMYEIWSWMRGFRRKLSVHSKVVLLTTGCLVFLGGISFYIFEMNNTLKDTPVTTKILVSLFQSVTPRTCGFNTVDIGGLTNGAILLIVMLMFIGASPGSTGGGIKTTSFAILVLMVWNRLRGMDLVNVFNRTIPGEILTRTIAIIFASALSVIIVTSVLLLSSGIVDAPSPESRKLFVEYFFETVSAFGTVGLSMGITPKLSNVQKITIIFMMFAGRVGPLTLAFSWHKPKRGIMYAEENIMVG, from the coding sequence ATGATTTTGCTAGAAAAACACACATCGAAGTTTCTCACTCCCCAAAAAATTTTTATATTAAGCTTTGCTGTGGTTATTCTATTGGGAGCTTTTCTGCTTTGGCTTCCTATTTCTACAGCGGGTCGCCATATCAGTTTCATAGATGCCCTTTTTACATCCGCTTCGGCGGTTTGTGTTACCGGTTTGACAGTTCTTGATATAGGTAAAGATCTTTCCCTTACCGGTCAGATAGTCACATTGTGCCTGTTCCAGATTGGTGGTCTCGGTATTATAACTTTTTCTGTGGTGTTTTTCGGTCTCATGGGGTGGGGTATATCGCTTAGGGAAAGGGAAGTCGTTCAATCGGTGTTTCTCCCTATACCTCGAAGAGACATTTTTTCTCTGGTGAAATGGATATTTAAGGTAACATTCTTTTTAGAAATTTTAGGTACCTTTTTGTTATTTCTCCGGTTTTCCCAGGATTTCCCAATTTTTTTGGCTTTCTACTATGCACTGTATCATGCGGTATCTGCATTTAACAACTGTGGCTTCTCCCTTTTTAGTAACAGTTTGATGGATTATAGTGGGGATGTAATTGTAAATCTCACAGTTGTTTTACTTATTATTTCGGGTGGACTGGGCTTTGTTGTAATGTATGAGATTTGGTCATGGATGAGAGGATTTAGGAGAAAGTTGTCTGTCCATTCCAAGGTTGTCCTTCTTACGACAGGATGTTTGGTTTTTTTGGGAGGGATTTCTTTCTACATTTTTGAAATGAACAATACACTTAAGGATACACCGGTGACAACCAAGATACTCGTTTCTTTGTTTCAGTCTGTCACACCTAGAACATGTGGGTTTAACACAGTTGACATTGGTGGTCTGACCAATGGCGCTATTCTTTTGATTGTCATGTTGATGTTCATAGGGGCGTCCCCTGGGTCTACAGGTGGTGGAATAAAAACGACGAGTTTTGCCATACTTGTGCTTATGGTTTGGAACAGATTAAGGGGTATGGATCTTGTAAACGTATTTAATAGAACAATTCCGGGAGAGATTTTAACGCGCACTATAGCCATAATATTCGCATCTGCCTTGTCAGTGATTATTGTTACATCTGTGTTGTTGCTAAGTAGTGGTATTGTGGATGCACCATCTCCGGAGAGTCGAAAACTCTTTGTGGAATACTTCTTCGAGACAGTATCAGCTTTTGGTACTGTTGGTCTTTCCATGGGTATTACCCCGAAGCTGAGCAATGTACAAAAGATTACCATAATATTCATGATGTTTGCAGGGAGAGTGGGTCCATTGACATTGGCCTTTTCATGGCACAAACCGAAGCGGGGTATAATGTATGCGGAAGAGAATATCATGGTTGGTTGA
- a CDS encoding OadG family protein yields the protein MLEHNWMGALTIFVVGFGGVYIGLILLMLAVQLMSHITRKLEKK from the coding sequence ATGCTAGAACATAACTGGATGGGTGCCCTTACAATTTTCGTAGTCGGTTTTGGAGGGGTTTACATTGGTCTGATACTCCTCATGCTGGCGGTACAACTCATGAGCCATATAACCCGTAAATTAGAGAAAAAGTGA
- a CDS encoding phosphoserine transaminase: MHNPNFSSGPCSKRPGWQPNVLKDALVGRSHRSEEARAKLKKAIMETKRILGIPDTFHVGIMPGSDTGAFEAAMWNLLGPLPVTVLVWESFSEEWARDCEEQLKLNPRILKAEYGKIPDLWAVDWTNDVVFVANGTTSGVKIPHWEWIPADRKGLAICDATSAVFAMPVDWSKVDALTFSWQKCLGGEAAHGILVLSPRAVERINTYDPPWPIPKVFRIKKNEKLDVSIFEGNTINTPSMLCVEDYLDALAWGSTLGLEGLIARSEANLRVVEEWVARNHWITFLAESSEIRSNTSVCLTIRDEKIARLSDKEKMRFLQEIADELGKKKIAYDIMSYRDAPPGFRFWCGPTVEPDDIRRALENLESIYLEKISQQK; the protein is encoded by the coding sequence ATGCATAACCCTAATTTTAGCTCCGGTCCCTGCAGCAAGAGACCCGGATGGCAACCTAATGTCTTAAAGGACGCGCTGGTCGGTAGATCTCACCGCTCTGAAGAGGCACGGGCGAAACTCAAAAAGGCCATCATGGAGACAAAACGCATCCTTGGTATACCCGATACATTCCACGTAGGGATCATGCCAGGCTCTGACACCGGTGCGTTCGAAGCTGCTATGTGGAATCTCCTTGGGCCACTACCAGTAACTGTTCTCGTCTGGGAAAGCTTCTCTGAAGAGTGGGCAAGGGACTGCGAAGAACAGTTGAAACTGAATCCACGGATACTGAAGGCTGAATACGGAAAAATACCCGATCTTTGGGCAGTGGATTGGACAAACGATGTTGTCTTCGTAGCGAACGGCACCACAAGTGGTGTAAAGATCCCCCATTGGGAATGGATACCAGCCGACAGGAAAGGTCTAGCAATCTGCGATGCTACAAGTGCCGTTTTTGCAATGCCCGTCGATTGGTCTAAGGTCGACGCGCTAACATTTTCATGGCAGAAATGTCTGGGTGGTGAGGCAGCACACGGTATATTGGTATTGAGCCCCCGAGCGGTGGAACGTATCAACACGTACGATCCCCCATGGCCCATTCCCAAGGTATTTAGAATCAAAAAGAACGAGAAACTGGACGTAAGCATATTCGAGGGAAATACCATTAACACCCCTTCAATGCTATGTGTGGAAGACTATCTCGACGCCCTCGCGTGGGGGTCAACTTTGGGACTAGAAGGGCTGATTGCGAGAAGCGAGGCCAATCTCAGAGTCGTGGAAGAGTGGGTAGCAAGAAACCATTGGATCACTTTCTTGGCTGAATCAAGTGAGATCCGTTCCAACACGTCAGTCTGCCTAACCATAAGGGACGAAAAGATCGCCAGACTATCTGATAAGGAGAAAATGAGGTTTCTCCAGGAAATTGCAGATGAACTTGGCAAAAAGAAAATTGCCTATGATATAATGTCATACAGAGATGCTCCTCCTGGTTTCCGTTTCTGGTGTGGGCCGACCGTTGAACCGGATGATATACGCAGAGCCCTCGAAAATCTTGAATCTATTTATTTAGAAAAGATATCTCAACAAAAGTAA
- the serA gene encoding phosphoglycerate dehydrogenase, producing the protein MKRVLVSDSIAKEGVEILKNTEGIFVDVMTNLTPHELKAVIREYDGLIIRSATKVTSEIIEAAENLKVIGRAGSGLDNVDINAASKRGIVVMNTPGGNTITTAEHTIAMMLALARKIPQATASMKAGKWEKGKFTGNELYNKVLGIIGIGRVGSVVADRALGLKMKVIAYDPFISHEVAEKMGVPLVSFDELLATSDFITVHTPMTKETRGMINASAFAKMKTGVYIINCARGGIISEKDLYEALKSGKVAGAALDVFEEEPTKNMELIGLPNVICTPHLGASTDEAQINVAVAIARQVAAFLTKGEITNAVNFPSISAELLNVIEPYLDLAEKLARFHVQLVRGGIKEVLIEYSGKILDYNVAPLTVAVLKGLLYPILKENVNYINAPVVAKERGIRVVESKSTEMKDYTSLITLKIKTTVEESCTAGALFGLKDPRIVRLNQFVMDVIPEGNMLVLYNYDRPGVIGNIGTTLGNNNINIARLHLSREQVDQKALIILSTDTPVPPDVIEKLRSLPNVISVTDLEM; encoded by the coding sequence ATGAAACGCGTCCTTGTAAGCGACTCCATCGCTAAAGAAGGTGTGGAAATACTCAAAAATACCGAAGGTATTTTTGTTGATGTAATGACCAATCTAACTCCCCACGAATTGAAGGCGGTTATCAGAGAGTACGATGGTTTGATAATCCGGAGTGCCACAAAGGTTACAAGTGAGATCATAGAAGCAGCGGAAAATCTCAAGGTAATTGGGCGAGCAGGTAGCGGCTTGGACAATGTGGACATAAACGCAGCAAGCAAGAGAGGCATCGTCGTAATGAACACCCCCGGGGGAAATACAATTACCACCGCGGAACACACAATAGCAATGATGCTAGCCTTAGCGAGAAAGATACCTCAGGCAACGGCTTCCATGAAGGCGGGCAAGTGGGAAAAAGGTAAATTCACCGGCAACGAGCTATACAACAAAGTTCTAGGTATTATTGGAATCGGTCGTGTAGGTAGCGTAGTTGCCGACCGCGCCCTAGGACTAAAAATGAAAGTGATAGCGTACGACCCCTTTATATCTCATGAGGTAGCAGAAAAAATGGGGGTCCCTTTAGTTTCATTCGACGAACTACTTGCCACATCAGACTTCATTACTGTTCATACACCCATGACAAAAGAAACCCGAGGTATGATTAACGCCTCGGCCTTTGCTAAAATGAAAACAGGTGTATACATAATAAATTGTGCACGGGGAGGAATAATAAGCGAAAAAGATCTCTATGAAGCCTTAAAGTCAGGAAAAGTCGCAGGTGCTGCTCTGGATGTATTTGAAGAGGAACCGACAAAAAATATGGAACTCATAGGTTTACCAAATGTGATCTGTACACCCCACTTAGGGGCCTCCACAGACGAAGCGCAGATAAATGTGGCTGTTGCCATTGCCCGACAGGTTGCGGCCTTTTTAACCAAAGGAGAGATAACGAACGCCGTTAATTTCCCCTCCATCAGTGCAGAGTTGCTGAACGTTATCGAACCATACCTCGATCTCGCAGAGAAATTGGCTCGTTTCCATGTACAGCTAGTTCGTGGAGGAATTAAAGAGGTATTAATAGAGTACAGTGGTAAAATCCTTGACTATAACGTTGCTCCTTTAACAGTAGCGGTGCTCAAAGGTCTTCTGTATCCTATACTCAAGGAAAATGTAAACTACATAAACGCACCGGTAGTGGCGAAAGAGCGGGGCATTCGTGTGGTAGAATCCAAAAGCACAGAGATGAAGGACTATACGAGTCTCATAACGCTAAAGATAAAAACTACCGTCGAAGAATCGTGTACAGCAGGGGCTCTGTTTGGATTGAAAGATCCACGGATTGTAAGACTAAACCAGTTCGTGATGGATGTAATTCCTGAGGGAAACATGCTCGTGCTTTACAACTACGATCGACCAGGGGTGATTGGAAATATAGGCACCACCTTAGGAAACAACAACATAAACATCGCGAGATTACATCTAAGCAGGGAACAGGTGGATCAGAAAGCATTAATTATTCTAAGTACCGATACACCTGTTCCACCGGATGTCATAGAAAAATTGCGTTCCCTGCCGAATGTAATCTCTGTAACGGATCTAGAGATGTAA
- a CDS encoding adenylosuccinate synthase, translating to MANVAVIGTQWGDEGKGKVVDLFAETADVIVRFQGGNNAGHTLVVQGQETILHLVPSGILHDNKLCIIGNGVVIDPEVLLSEIKQLQERNLFPKNTRLIISEKAHIIMPYHKRIDIAREAKRGGKRIGTTGRGIGPAYEDKVARMGIRVIDLLDEDVLRDKILQNLEEKNFLLAYYFREEPIDPDEVFEQYRNYGKLLKPYVADVSLIISREIKQGKKILFEGAQGSHLDIDHGTYPYVTSSNTVAGNAACGAGIGPSSIHNVIGVVKAYTTRVGGGPFITELADEVGDYIQRVGREFGATTGRRRRCGWLDMVLVRQAIRLSGITGLAVTKLDVLTGIDVLKICTAYEDPNGVRYEFSVPSSQKVLESCQPIYEEFEGWTEDISEARTMEDLPKNCRRFLERLEVLTNVSLVLVSVGANRNETIINKNPFLM from the coding sequence ATGGCAAACGTGGCAGTCATTGGAACCCAGTGGGGAGATGAGGGGAAAGGCAAAGTAGTGGATCTTTTTGCAGAAACCGCTGATGTGATTGTCCGTTTCCAGGGAGGAAACAACGCGGGACATACCCTTGTAGTACAGGGACAGGAAACCATTCTTCACCTTGTTCCTTCGGGCATCTTACACGATAACAAGCTCTGCATAATCGGTAACGGTGTTGTAATAGATCCCGAAGTCTTGCTTTCAGAGATTAAACAGCTCCAGGAGCGGAATCTCTTTCCGAAAAATACGCGCCTAATAATCAGCGAGAAGGCTCACATCATTATGCCCTACCATAAAAGAATCGATATAGCACGAGAAGCAAAAAGGGGCGGGAAACGAATCGGGACAACAGGAAGGGGTATTGGACCGGCTTATGAAGACAAAGTTGCCCGCATGGGCATCCGCGTTATTGATCTTCTCGACGAAGATGTACTGAGGGATAAAATTCTACAGAATTTAGAAGAGAAAAACTTTCTTCTAGCCTATTACTTTAGAGAAGAACCGATAGATCCCGATGAAGTCTTCGAGCAGTACCGGAATTACGGAAAATTGCTTAAACCATACGTCGCCGATGTCTCTCTCATCATAAGCCGGGAGATAAAACAGGGTAAAAAAATTCTTTTTGAAGGCGCTCAGGGAAGTCATCTTGACATAGATCATGGAACGTATCCCTATGTCACTTCTTCCAATACTGTTGCCGGCAATGCAGCATGTGGAGCGGGTATTGGCCCCTCCTCGATACACAATGTCATAGGTGTTGTTAAAGCATACACCACTCGCGTTGGAGGTGGCCCTTTCATCACAGAACTCGCTGACGAAGTAGGTGACTACATACAACGGGTGGGCAGAGAGTTCGGTGCCACAACAGGAAGGCGAAGACGTTGCGGGTGGCTCGACATGGTACTGGTCCGCCAGGCTATCAGACTATCAGGGATTACAGGTCTTGCGGTGACAAAACTAGATGTACTGACTGGAATAGATGTTCTCAAGATATGCACAGCTTACGAGGATCCCAATGGAGTGAGGTACGAATTTTCGGTACCTTCGTCCCAGAAGGTGCTCGAATCCTGTCAACCCATTTACGAAGAGTTCGAAGGGTGGACCGAAGATATCTCGGAAGCAAGAACGATGGAAGACCTTCCCAAAAATTGCCGACGTTTTCTCGAACGACTTGAAGTTTTGACAAATGTAAGCTTAGTGCTTGTCTCTGTGGGAGCTAACCGGAATGAAACTATAATCAACAAAAATCCTTTTCTAATGTAA
- a CDS encoding ACT domain-containing protein encodes MKEQIMKVEQISVFLENKPGSLEEVTRILKDAEINIRTLSLADSTDFGILRLIVNDVDKTSRVLRDSGYRVSRTTVVAVEVPDRPGGLHSILEVLARENVNVEYLYAFVEKSGENAVIIFRFDDTDAAIDVLKRHSFTILPGEKLYSL; translated from the coding sequence ATGAAGGAGCAAATAATGAAGGTAGAACAGATATCCGTTTTCTTGGAAAATAAACCGGGTAGTCTGGAAGAAGTTACGCGAATCCTCAAGGACGCGGAAATAAACATCCGTACCCTTTCACTAGCAGACTCCACAGATTTTGGGATACTGCGCTTAATCGTAAACGATGTGGACAAAACAAGCCGTGTTCTCAGAGACAGTGGTTACAGAGTGAGCAGAACCACGGTGGTTGCTGTGGAAGTTCCTGACAGGCCAGGAGGTTTACACAGCATTCTGGAAGTACTAGCTAGGGAAAATGTCAACGTCGAATACTTATACGCTTTTGTAGAAAAGAGTGGAGAAAACGCAGTAATCATTTTCCGTTTTGACGACACTGATGCAGCCATCGACGTATTAAAGCGCCATTCCTTTACCATCCTCCCCGGGGAAAAACTCTATTCACTGTAA
- a CDS encoding MFS transporter yields MRGNETKIVAFSSLGHFFFHFHELAFPALAIPLSSYLKLELQETLKLGFPMYLSFGIFALPWGYVADKFGNKKALTIGFLGIGLASLLLFISNSPIAILICLSAVGFFSGIFHPAGMGLISIGATNIGSALGSYSIAGTLGLIIAPFFAGFVNWLAGWQLVYLLAGILAISCGVVLSFTTIDERRTPREKKTNETYTLNTEVAVLILFFSIVALGGFTYRINIVVLPAYLELQTSFLSNFLKTLGLSNPHALPTTAAGILTSIIYIVGISGQFMGGYLADKKDLRYMYLLYYAGSIPFIFAMAFISELPLVISAALYVFFAIGVQPIENSLVAYFTPLKWRSTAYGFSSVLTFGVGSLAIYLVGWVKVNWNLEIVYLYSGALTIIILLFISLLILITKGKSIVNT; encoded by the coding sequence ATGAGAGGTAATGAAACGAAGATCGTCGCCTTTTCTTCACTTGGACACTTTTTTTTTCACTTTCATGAACTTGCCTTTCCGGCTCTCGCAATACCTCTTTCATCTTATTTAAAACTCGAACTGCAGGAAACACTTAAACTAGGATTTCCTATGTATTTATCATTCGGGATCTTTGCTCTCCCCTGGGGCTATGTGGCTGACAAGTTCGGTAACAAGAAAGCATTGACAATCGGTTTTTTAGGGATTGGGTTAGCTTCTCTTCTTCTATTCATATCAAATTCACCCATCGCTATTCTCATCTGTCTCAGCGCAGTAGGGTTCTTCTCTGGAATCTTCCATCCAGCGGGTATGGGACTTATATCAATAGGCGCTACAAACATCGGATCTGCCCTTGGTAGTTATAGTATTGCTGGTACTTTAGGGCTTATTATAGCTCCTTTTTTCGCAGGTTTTGTAAACTGGTTAGCAGGATGGCAGTTGGTTTATCTACTGGCCGGCATATTGGCCATTAGCTGTGGTGTAGTACTTAGTTTTACAACTATAGATGAAAGAAGAACTCCAAGAGAGAAAAAAACAAACGAAACCTACACATTAAATACGGAAGTGGCAGTGCTTATACTTTTCTTCAGCATTGTAGCCCTAGGAGGATTCACCTACAGGATCAACATTGTGGTGTTACCTGCCTATTTAGAACTTCAAACCAGCTTCTTATCAAATTTTTTGAAAACACTCGGGCTGAGCAATCCCCATGCTTTACCAACAACCGCGGCGGGAATACTCACATCCATTATTTACATAGTTGGTATATCAGGTCAGTTCATGGGAGGGTATCTGGCAGATAAAAAAGATCTACGTTACATGTATTTACTTTACTACGCGGGCAGCATCCCTTTCATATTTGCAATGGCATTTATAAGCGAATTACCCTTAGTTATCTCAGCTGCACTTTATGTATTTTTTGCCATTGGGGTACAACCTATCGAAAATAGTCTTGTTGCCTACTTTACACCGCTTAAATGGAGAAGCACCGCATATGGTTTCTCTTCCGTTCTCACATTTGGCGTTGGATCGCTGGCAATCTACCTCGTAGGATGGGTCAAAGTCAACTGGAACCTGGAAATAGTCTACCTTTACTCAGGAGCACTCACAATAATCATCCTTCTGTTTATTTCCTTACTTATTTTGATCACAAAGGGTAAAAGCATTGTAAATACGTAA